The following proteins are co-located in the Siansivirga zeaxanthinifaciens CC-SAMT-1 genome:
- a CDS encoding type IV toxin-antitoxin system AbiEi family antitoxin domain-containing protein, with translation MDFRTIIKGYTEAPISRHLILELLNRYKSPNDKISELLKSKELISIRRGLYTIGPKMDLPSPGPFLIANHLRGPSYVSLESALSHWNMISERAYEISSVTTKTSKTYKTPVGRYSYRQLRTPYYAYGIKKLEYSPKQTVLIASREKALCDKIVMTPKINLRSTKQTMDFLTEDLRIDIEALGTLDTEIMESWIENAPKRNSLKCSLKP, from the coding sequence ATGGATTTTAGAACAATCATTAAGGGGTATACCGAAGCGCCTATATCCAGACATTTAATTCTGGAACTGCTGAACAGGTACAAAAGCCCAAATGACAAGATCAGTGAACTGCTCAAGAGCAAGGAGCTTATTTCCATCAGAAGGGGACTCTACACTATCGGACCTAAAATGGACCTGCCATCACCTGGACCGTTTCTGATAGCGAACCACCTTAGGGGACCTAGTTACGTATCCTTGGAATCTGCCTTATCCCATTGGAACATGATATCGGAAAGGGCCTATGAAATAAGTTCCGTAACCACAAAGACCTCAAAAACCTATAAAACACCGGTTGGACGATATAGCTACAGACAATTGAGGACGCCTTATTACGCCTATGGAATAAAAAAACTGGAGTATTCGCCCAAGCAGACGGTGTTGATTGCCTCACGTGAAAAGGCTCTGTGCGATAAAATCGTGATGACACCGAAAATAAACCTCAGAAGCACAAAGCAGACAATGGACTTTCTAACAGAGGACCTTCGAATCGACATTGAGGCATTGGGGACATTGGATACGGAAATTATGGAATCCTGGATTGAAAATGCCCCCAAAAGGAACAGTTTAAAATGCTCATTAAAACCCTGA
- a CDS encoding FISUMP domain-containing protein, whose product MTTIYWCFPEGNRNNNGSFNNEGNNAIFWSSSDNNTNNAWNRNLNNNNSNLNRNNNKQNGFSVRFVRDLNRRPLFNKRGFF is encoded by the coding sequence GTGACTACAATTTATTGGTGCTTCCCTGAGGGTAACCGTAACAACAATGGTTCGTTCAATAATGAGGGTAACAATGCGATCTTTTGGAGTTCCAGTGATAACAATACAAATAACGCATGGAACCGCAACCTGAACAACAATAACAGTAACCTAAACAGGAACAACAACAAGCAAAACGGCTTTTCAGTGCGTTTTGTTAGGGACTTAAATAGAAGGCCTCTTTTTAATAAAAGAGGCTTTTTTTAG
- a CDS encoding nucleotidyl transferase AbiEii/AbiGii toxin family protein, with product MESTFLKAETIWQEIVLEDVIEKTGVRSNRTLKIKIEVDRRPPLNFQTEEKLLLRPFSFYVKCFAKPSLFAGKLHALLFREWKNRVKGRDWYDLEWYIKKGIPLDINHFLASARDTDNWKEDSISWEQIIELLERKIESVSFSGIKEDVVRFIKDDGALTIWGQQYFKDLVAKMKFENY from the coding sequence ATTGAATCGACCTTTCTAAAGGCCGAAACGATATGGCAGGAAATCGTTCTGGAGGACGTTATCGAAAAAACAGGGGTACGTTCCAATAGGACCCTAAAAATTAAAATAGAGGTCGATAGACGGCCTCCATTGAATTTCCAAACAGAAGAAAAACTATTGCTCCGTCCATTTTCATTCTATGTCAAATGCTTCGCCAAACCCAGTCTGTTTGCAGGAAAGTTGCACGCTTTACTGTTCAGAGAGTGGAAAAACAGGGTCAAGGGGAGGGACTGGTATGACCTGGAGTGGTACATTAAAAAGGGAATCCCACTGGATATCAATCATTTCCTGGCAAGTGCAAGGGATACAGACAATTGGAAAGAGGACAGTATTTCCTGGGAACAGATTATTGAACTGTTGGAAAGGAAAATTGAATCGGTCTCCTTTAGTGGTATTAAGGAGGATGTGGTCAGGTTCATCAAGGACGATGGGGCCTTGACTATTTGGGGCCAGCAATACTTCAAGGACTTGGTGGCCAAGATGAAATTTGAAAATTACTGA
- a CDS encoding four helix bundle protein, with the protein MRTYSDLPVYKASYDLLLLVYEYSNPLSRDYKYTIGERLKSETLDMMLLVFKSSTADGKNKKLCILLAIDKIELVRLLLRVLKDLKQLSLKRYAQISILTENISKQLTGWKKSLK; encoded by the coding sequence GTGAGAACATACAGCGATTTGCCTGTTTACAAAGCCAGCTATGATTTACTGTTGTTGGTGTATGAATATAGTAATCCGCTTTCAAGAGATTATAAATATACCATTGGTGAGCGTCTAAAGTCAGAAACACTTGATATGATGTTGTTGGTTTTTAAATCATCAACTGCTGATGGGAAAAACAAAAAATTATGTATCTTGTTAGCTATAGATAAGATTGAACTTGTTAGGCTACTTTTAAGAGTTTTAAAAGATTTAAAACAATTAAGCTTAAAGCGTTATGCACAAATAAGTATTTTAACAGAGAATATATCAAAACAACTTACAGGCTGGAAAAAGAGTTTGAAATGA
- a CDS encoding nucleotidyl transferase AbiEii/AbiGii toxin family protein — protein sequence MQEITLAALSRTDFFEKAAFYGGTTLRILYGLDRYSEDLDFSLLRPDPSFSIEPYFKAITEEFESLGLTVSIREKKKTDSH from the coding sequence ATGCAGGAGATTACCTTGGCGGCACTATCGAGGACAGATTTTTTTGAGAAAGCGGCATTTTATGGGGGAACCACCCTCCGAATCCTTTACGGATTGGACAGATATTCTGAGGACCTGGACTTTTCCCTTCTCAGGCCAGATCCCAGCTTTTCAATCGAGCCATATTTTAAAGCCATAACAGAAGAGTTTGAATCCCTGGGGCTGACCGTTAGCATCAGGGAAAAGAAAAAAACAGACAGCCATTGA
- a CDS encoding RNA-directed DNA polymerase, with amino-acid sequence MGNLTSQVFANFYMHDFDSFVKDELKIKYYGRYVDDFIICSNDKKILKKIILVIKHKLSGDLNLELHPKKIYLQHYKKGVQFLGANLKPGRVYIGNKTKGNFYAKNHKFTLIKNTTS; translated from the coding sequence ATAGGGAACTTAACGAGTCAGGTATTTGCAAATTTCTACATGCATGATTTTGATTCTTTTGTTAAAGATGAGTTGAAAATTAAGTACTACGGAAGATATGTTGACGATTTTATTATTTGTTCAAATGATAAAAAGATATTGAAAAAAATAATTCTAGTCATAAAACACAAATTATCAGGTGACTTAAACTTAGAACTTCATCCAAAGAAAATATACTTGCAACACTATAAAAAAGGAGTTCAGTTTTTAGGTGCCAATTTAAAGCCTGGAAGAGTTTATATTGGAAATAAAACAAAAGGCAATTTTTACGCTAAAAACCATAAATTCACTCTAATAAAAAACACAACAAGTTAA
- a CDS encoding reverse transcriptase domain-containing protein has product MGDIELFKQLYKAYLRCSKGKRKKPQTIKFKKNLEQNLLLLCDELINRSYKPSPYSVFIVNKPLKREIFAAHFRDRVIHHFLMQRINPLFESVFITDSYACRKGKGTLYGVKRIFDHIYNCSHKYTKDCYVLKLDISGFFMSISREILLAKVLNFIELNYHKKDKALIKYLCTTIILNNPVEGAIKLGSFKKLGWASKEQIFILF; this is encoded by the coding sequence ATGGGAGACATAGAATTATTTAAACAACTTTACAAGGCATACTTACGCTGCTCTAAAGGAAAGCGTAAAAAACCGCAGACCATTAAGTTTAAAAAAAATCTTGAACAGAACTTATTATTGCTTTGTGATGAATTAATAAATAGAAGTTATAAGCCAAGTCCTTATTCTGTTTTTATTGTAAACAAACCATTAAAAAGGGAAATTTTTGCAGCTCATTTTAGAGATAGAGTCATCCATCATTTTTTAATGCAGCGTATAAACCCGCTGTTTGAATCCGTTTTTATAACAGATAGTTATGCTTGTAGAAAAGGAAAAGGTACGCTCTATGGTGTAAAAAGAATTTTTGACCACATATATAATTGTTCACATAAATACACCAAAGACTGTTATGTATTAAAACTAGACATTTCTGGATTTTTTATGTCTATCAGTAGAGAAATATTGCTCGCAAAAGTTTTAAATTTTATTGAGCTCAATTACCATAAAAAAGACAAAGCCCTAATAAAATATTTATGCACAACAATTATTTTAAATAATCCAGTAGAGGGAGCTATTAAATTGGGGAGTTTTAAAAAATTGGGATGGGCTTCCAAAGAACAAATCTTTATTTTATTCTAA